The following coding sequences lie in one Maribacter forsetii DSM 18668 genomic window:
- a CDS encoding helix-turn-helix domain-containing protein, translating into MEYNFIYNPEKMVNEVFQRTMVAAGVDFEILQDSTIKLLDDVSDEKLQTIIKELEGFGIKVQTKENRDIVEEIKIYIKKMVYEGDIRNVKISELLSNQLGFSYPYLSNLFSSKTFTSIENFYILVRIEKVKELVLLENTSLGEIAHNLNFSSVPHLSNQFKKVTGLTITQYLKFRKK; encoded by the coding sequence ATGGAATATAATTTCATATATAACCCTGAAAAAATGGTTAATGAAGTATTTCAAAGAACAATGGTCGCTGCAGGGGTTGATTTTGAAATTTTGCAAGACAGTACCATTAAGCTTTTAGATGATGTAAGCGATGAAAAACTTCAAACTATCATAAAGGAACTTGAAGGTTTTGGAATAAAGGTTCAGACGAAAGAAAATCGTGATATCGTTGAGGAAATTAAAATTTACATAAAGAAAATGGTTTATGAGGGCGATATTAGAAATGTAAAAATATCAGAATTACTTTCTAATCAGTTGGGTTTTAGTTATCCATACCTTTCAAATTTATTTTCTAGTAAAACATTCACCTCAATAGAGAATTTTTATATTTTAGTACGCATAGAAAAAGTGAAAGAATTAGTGCTATTAGAGAATACAAGTCTAGGGGAGATTGCCCATAACTTAAATTTTAGCAGTGTTCCTCATTTATCTAATCAATTCAAGAAAGTAACCGGGTTAACCATCACCCAATATTTGAAGTTTAGAAAAAAGTAA
- a CDS encoding sensor histidine kinase — protein sequence MKNNLADDIFRTMVDNAITAVLYTESSVSNSLNAKEHFVKYANKKAQRFFSIVSDSNENKSLEEIVKYDELLILANKVLECGEDENFNIIVKDAESILNYHVRIRSFNKGLLFALSLIAPKFITDKESKLPLGSLKSRNRELEISNLFGIRVLDSNDSIITYLKPIFNKSGKAKDFRIDYINNRMGEIANEDSAFIEGQTILEYYPKNSDNGVLEILADCYNTGDNKEYTKEFIFNETSVWLATKAVKMNDGLILFSKDVTQEKKYEAQLFIQNRLLSEAEHVANIGSFRWNLVEGQIKYSDNVYRLFGYDPNEFDNKYDRLLTFLHPNDIEKVKSSFKTARRNKAKSDLVFRVYTKSQELRYMNTVGECYQKEGSWYMVGVIRDVTKQIEAESVLQIKNAELKRTNADLEAFNRVASHDLQEPLRKIQMFVSRLDEEEAGRLSNRSQGYLSKIKYSSDRMRNLINNLLSYSKIDEVSEQPRRVDLNDVLNNVLEDLGERINDLDAQVVSESLPVVNGIQFQLEQLFANLIGNSLKYVKEGVQPHVKIMGSLVSGDKTKVDTLLPSINYVKLQFIDNGIGFEKKYQEKIFEIFQRLHGKTEFSGTGLGLSICKKIVQSHNGTITAKGENGKGAEFTVYLPTLL from the coding sequence ATGAAGAATAATTTAGCAGATGATATTTTTAGAACAATGGTAGATAATGCCATCACTGCTGTATTATATACTGAGTCATCCGTATCTAACTCTTTAAATGCAAAAGAGCACTTTGTTAAATATGCAAATAAAAAAGCACAAAGATTCTTCTCTATCGTATCTGATAGTAACGAAAATAAATCTTTAGAAGAGATTGTAAAATATGATGAACTGCTTATTTTGGCTAATAAGGTCTTGGAATGCGGCGAAGATGAAAATTTCAATATCATAGTCAAAGACGCAGAAAGCATACTTAATTATCATGTTAGAATTAGATCTTTTAATAAAGGTCTTTTATTTGCCTTGTCCTTGATAGCGCCCAAATTTATAACAGATAAAGAGTCTAAACTTCCTTTGGGTAGTTTAAAATCAAGAAATAGAGAACTTGAAATTTCCAATCTTTTTGGCATTCGTGTTTTAGACAGTAATGATAGCATAATCACGTATCTAAAGCCTATTTTCAATAAATCGGGTAAGGCTAAAGATTTCCGTATAGATTATATAAATAATCGTATGGGTGAGATTGCTAATGAGGATTCAGCCTTTATAGAGGGTCAGACCATTTTAGAGTATTACCCTAAAAACTCAGATAACGGTGTTTTGGAAATTCTGGCAGATTGTTATAATACTGGAGATAATAAAGAATATACCAAAGAATTTATATTTAACGAAACGTCTGTTTGGTTAGCGACAAAGGCAGTTAAAATGAATGATGGTCTTATATTGTTCTCTAAAGATGTTACACAAGAGAAGAAATATGAAGCACAATTGTTTATACAGAACAGGTTATTGTCAGAAGCTGAACATGTTGCTAATATTGGTAGCTTTAGATGGAATTTAGTAGAGGGTCAAATAAAATACTCTGATAATGTATATCGTTTGTTTGGCTATGACCCTAATGAGTTTGATAATAAATATGACCGCCTTCTAACGTTTTTACATCCAAACGATATTGAAAAAGTTAAATCTAGTTTTAAGACCGCTAGAAGAAATAAGGCTAAATCTGATCTGGTATTTCGTGTTTATACAAAATCTCAAGAGTTACGCTACATGAATACAGTTGGCGAATGTTACCAAAAAGAAGGTAGCTGGTATATGGTTGGCGTTATTAGAGATGTAACTAAGCAGATAGAAGCAGAGTCTGTACTTCAAATAAAAAATGCGGAGTTAAAAAGAACCAATGCAGATTTGGAGGCATTTAACCGTGTTGCAAGTCATGATTTACAAGAGCCATTGCGTAAAATTCAAATGTTTGTTAGCCGTTTGGATGAAGAAGAGGCAGGTAGATTAAGTAATAGGTCTCAAGGCTATTTGTCTAAAATTAAATATTCTTCAGATAGAATGCGTAACCTTATCAATAATCTGCTATCATATTCTAAAATTGATGAAGTTAGTGAGCAACCTAGGCGTGTAGACTTAAATGATGTTCTAAACAATGTTCTTGAAGATTTAGGTGAGCGTATTAATGATTTAGATGCCCAGGTAGTATCTGAAAGCCTTCCTGTAGTAAACGGCATACAATTTCAATTAGAGCAACTATTTGCTAATCTTATAGGTAATTCCCTCAAGTACGTAAAAGAAGGTGTTCAACCTCATGTAAAGATTATGGGTAGCTTAGTCAGCGGAGATAAAACAAAAGTCGATACTTTATTACCAAGCATCAATTACGTAAAATTACAATTTATTGATAATGGTATTGGCTTTGAGAAGAAGTACCAAGAGAAAATTTTTGAAATCTTTCAGCGCTTGCATGGCAAAACAGAATTTTCAGGTACGGGTTTAGGGTTGTCAATATGCAAGAAAATAGTGCAATCCCATAATGGAACAATTACCGCCAAGGGAGAAAATGGTAAAGGAGCTGAATTTACAGTTTACCTTCCTACCTTACTATAA
- the proB gene encoding glutamate 5-kinase, with product MYKQKIVIKVGTNVMTNKDNRIVRPVLRNLVQQIAELYEQDILTVLVSSGSVIAGREVLGASSIEEDTQRRQVYSAIGQPRMMRLYYNIFHDYGMKCAQVLPTKRDFTPGVHRENMINCVEGLLSEGVIPIANEDDAVSVTMSMFSDNDELASLIAQLIDADKLIILTDIDGLYTGHPNAESSNLVAHVNPEENLDKYIKDSNKKAGEGRGGMGSKLDYAQQAAAKNIPTFIANGKKDRTIIDIIEGKNVGTKVTLEEKAEA from the coding sequence ATGTATAAACAGAAAATAGTAATAAAGGTAGGCACCAACGTAATGACCAATAAGGACAATCGTATTGTGAGACCGGTATTACGAAATTTGGTACAACAGATTGCAGAATTATACGAACAAGATATATTGACCGTACTGGTTTCTTCGGGCTCTGTAATTGCTGGTCGTGAAGTTCTGGGTGCATCATCTATTGAAGAAGATACACAACGCAGGCAGGTTTACTCTGCTATTGGGCAACCTAGAATGATGCGTTTATACTATAACATTTTTCATGATTATGGTATGAAATGCGCACAGGTACTGCCTACAAAACGAGATTTTACCCCTGGTGTACACAGAGAAAATATGATCAATTGTGTAGAAGGTTTATTGTCTGAAGGGGTGATACCCATTGCAAATGAAGATGATGCCGTATCTGTCACCATGAGTATGTTCTCTGATAACGATGAGCTTGCCAGTTTAATAGCGCAACTTATTGATGCCGACAAACTGATTATCTTAACGGATATTGACGGTCTCTATACCGGTCACCCAAATGCTGAGAGCAGCAATCTTGTAGCACATGTAAATCCTGAAGAAAACTTAGATAAGTATATAAAAGATAGCAATAAGAAAGCTGGTGAGGGTCGTGGTGGCATGGGCTCTAAATTAGATTACGCCCAACAGGCAGCTGCCAAGAACATACCAACGTTTATTGCCAACGGTAAAAAAGACCGTACAATAATTGATATTATAGAAGGAAAAAATGTGGGTACGAAAGTAACCCTAGAAGAAAAAGCAGAAGCATAA
- a CDS encoding glutamate-5-semialdehyde dehydrogenase gives MKIISTEIKNKVLNSMMRLLDENRSSILDANKKDLDLFKKDDQAMYDRLIVTNSKIDGMIGSINEVMSQDDPVGKTISTQNLENGLDITNKTAPFGTIMIIYESRPDVTIEAAVLAFKANNKILLKGGKEALHSNTILVELWHKALEENGLTKEYIQQLTMNREETQEFLRNPTEKLDLIVPRGGERLINFVKEHAKCAVLVSGRGNNFLFVDKEADWEKSVKVIMNAKTEKISACNALDKILINANIENYEQKLTDIYQLLSAKGVETLVDADVNSILTDAQQIKDDAIWKEEFLAMKCCLGSVDSLDEAVEKINDNSGGHSATIMTSNKDTAMQFMEEVDCAAVYQNASTRFTDGGQMGVGAELAISTDKLHHRGPLGLKQLVTNKYYVFGDGQIRE, from the coding sequence ATGAAGATAATTTCAACGGAAATAAAAAATAAGGTCTTAAATAGCATGATGCGACTTTTGGATGAAAACCGAAGTAGCATTCTTGATGCCAATAAGAAAGATTTGGATCTTTTCAAAAAAGATGATCAAGCCATGTACGATAGACTTATCGTAACCAACAGTAAAATTGATGGTATGATCGGCTCAATAAATGAAGTGATGTCTCAAGACGATCCTGTCGGTAAGACCATTTCAACCCAGAATTTGGAAAACGGATTGGATATCACCAACAAAACGGCTCCTTTTGGAACCATAATGATTATTTATGAGTCTAGACCAGACGTAACTATCGAAGCTGCGGTACTAGCCTTTAAAGCGAATAACAAAATTCTTTTAAAAGGTGGTAAAGAAGCTTTGCATAGCAACACGATTCTTGTAGAACTTTGGCACAAGGCTCTTGAGGAAAACGGACTCACAAAAGAGTACATTCAGCAATTGACCATGAATAGGGAAGAAACGCAAGAGTTTTTGAGAAACCCTACCGAAAAACTTGATCTTATTGTTCCTAGAGGTGGTGAGCGTTTAATCAATTTTGTAAAAGAGCATGCCAAATGTGCGGTACTTGTTAGCGGTAGAGGTAATAACTTTTTGTTCGTGGACAAAGAGGCCGATTGGGAAAAAAGTGTAAAGGTCATCATGAATGCCAAAACCGAAAAAATATCAGCTTGTAATGCTTTAGATAAAATATTAATCAATGCCAATATTGAAAACTACGAGCAGAAATTGACAGATATTTATCAACTTTTAAGCGCAAAAGGGGTAGAAACTTTAGTTGATGCAGATGTTAATTCTATTCTTACAGATGCACAACAAATTAAAGATGATGCCATTTGGAAAGAAGAATTTCTAGCCATGAAATGCTGCTTGGGATCTGTTGACTCCCTAGATGAAGCAGTTGAAAAAATAAACGATAATTCTGGCGGGCATTCCGCAACAATTATGACATCTAATAAAGATACCGCCATGCAATTTATGGAAGAGGTAGATTGTGCGGCCGTTTACCAAAATGCATCAACGCGTTTTACAGATGGTGGTCAAATGGGGGTTGGTGCAGAACTAGCTATTAGCACAGATAAATTACACCACCGCGGACCATTAGGTTTAAAGCAGTTGGTTACCAATAAGTATTATGTATTTGGTGATGGTCAAATTCGCGAATAG
- a CDS encoding sigma-70 family RNA polymerase sigma factor: MRQLKITKQITNRDAKSLEKYFQEISKIDLITADEEVELARKIREGDQKALDKLVSANLRFVVSAAKQYQNRGLRLTDLINEGNLGLVKAAKRFDETRGFKFISYAVWWIRQSILQALSNKSRLIRLPQNKIAVSSKIYQIYSSLEQENERPPSAAEIAKELDMSVSKVKSSMKNSGKSISLDAPFKEGESSSLYNVLESTKLNSPDNEVMAESLETDINEVLNKIPERQGDVLRLFFGLGNQPPMSLVEIGEIFDVTRERVRQIKDKGLKSLRRTSNTELLRAYL; the protein is encoded by the coding sequence ATGCGACAATTAAAGATCACAAAACAAATCACGAACAGAGATGCCAAATCTTTAGAAAAATATTTTCAAGAAATCAGTAAGATCGACTTGATTACTGCAGATGAGGAAGTAGAATTGGCTCGAAAAATTCGTGAAGGTGATCAAAAGGCATTAGATAAATTGGTCAGTGCCAATCTAAGATTTGTGGTCTCTGCCGCCAAACAATATCAAAATAGAGGTTTACGTTTAACCGACCTCATTAACGAAGGTAATCTAGGATTGGTAAAAGCTGCAAAACGCTTTGATGAAACCAGAGGTTTTAAATTCATTTCCTATGCCGTTTGGTGGATCAGACAATCTATTCTTCAGGCGCTATCTAACAAATCGCGCCTTATTCGCCTACCACAAAATAAAATTGCTGTCAGCTCTAAAATCTACCAAATATATTCTTCATTAGAACAAGAAAACGAGAGACCGCCAAGTGCTGCAGAAATTGCAAAAGAATTGGACATGAGTGTTTCTAAAGTAAAGAGCTCTATGAAAAACTCCGGAAAATCTATTTCTTTAGATGCACCATTTAAAGAGGGAGAATCTTCATCACTATATAATGTATTGGAATCCACAAAACTGAACAGCCCTGATAATGAGGTAATGGCAGAATCCTTAGAGACCGATATTAATGAGGTACTAAATAAAATTCCTGAAAGACAAGGAGATGTTCTTCGTCTATTTTTCGGTCTTGGAAATCAACCACCTATGAGTTTGGTTGAAATTGGTGAAATTTTTGATGTAACCAGAGAGCGCGTACGTCAAATAAAGGATAAAGGATTAAAGTCTTTACGCCGTACTTCCAATACTGAACTTTTGCGCGCCTACCTTTAA
- a CDS encoding response regulator: protein MDKLKILLVDDDEDDRQFFADALEGVELNTELRQLENGKSCMEFLLSDTDNTPDLVFLDLNMPIMNGFECLEAIRRTPHLKDLLVAIYSTSSAERDIEETFEKGANIYIKKPSSFSELKKSLKQVVKMNWAYHLNDFKKENFLLKI from the coding sequence ATGGATAAATTAAAAATACTTCTCGTTGACGACGATGAAGACGACAGACAGTTTTTTGCAGATGCGTTGGAAGGGGTAGAGCTCAATACAGAATTACGCCAGTTAGAGAATGGTAAAAGCTGTATGGAATTTTTGCTTTCCGATACAGATAATACTCCCGATTTGGTTTTTCTAGATTTGAACATGCCAATTATGAACGGGTTTGAGTGTTTAGAAGCTATAAGACGTACACCTCATTTAAAAGATTTGTTGGTAGCGATCTACTCTACATCTTCTGCAGAAAGAGATATAGAAGAAACCTTTGAAAAAGGCGCAAATATTTACATCAAAAAACCTTCAAGTTTTAGTGAGCTTAAAAAGTCGTTAAAGCAAGTGGTTAAAATGAATTGGGCATATCATTTAAATGATTTCAAAAAAGAGAATTTTCTATTGAAGATATAA
- a CDS encoding alpha-amylase family glycosyl hydrolase, which produces MNTTITKSAGMGAVLGDGAVTFRVWAPHAEKVFVGGSFNNWSKNEISLDIEDNGYWSVITEKASEGDEYKFFIEYEGEVFARNDPYAFEVTNSNGNSIIRTLDFKWDDEDFKMPSWNELVIYELHVGTFNRSTPDTVGTFEDVIAKLDYLKELGINCIELLPVAEFAGGISWGYNPAHPFAIEQDYGGPDAFAKLVNEAHKKGIAVIMDVVYNHFGPSDVDLWRFDGWSENDKGGIYFYNDHRSDTPWGDTRPDYGREEVRQYLRDNALMWIEKYHCDGLRMDATSYIRYEGGGLGYDTEIEEGNILMRDINSEIREKYPHVLTIAEDLKGDSRVTDAIEHDGLAYGSQWDMNFVHPVREVIEDTHDDGRDLQKVVDALEFTYSNDAFSRIVYTESHDEVANGKARVPEEIQPGDAESDFAKKRALLGIVLTLTAPGIPMLFQGQEFIEDEYFQDTEALDWDKEKKHRGIEKLVSDIIKLRTGNTEGGQGLRSQHIEILHVNHQTKILAYKRFDADDTTQPVLIVLNFSNQDFEDYSIGLNENEPFNLRINAGNKIYDPAFSQLPVVDLKVVQANTDEKQWTGMVNIPAYGALVFTKS; this is translated from the coding sequence ATGAATACTACAATAACAAAATCGGCAGGTATGGGCGCTGTCTTAGGTGATGGTGCTGTAACCTTTAGAGTGTGGGCTCCGCATGCGGAAAAAGTTTTCGTTGGCGGAAGCTTTAACAACTGGTCTAAGAATGAAATCTCCCTTGATATAGAGGATAATGGATATTGGTCCGTAATTACAGAAAAGGCATCTGAAGGAGATGAATATAAATTCTTTATTGAATATGAAGGGGAAGTTTTCGCAAGAAATGATCCTTATGCTTTTGAAGTGACCAATAGCAATGGTAATTCTATCATAAGAACATTAGATTTTAAGTGGGATGATGAAGACTTTAAAATGCCAAGCTGGAACGAGTTGGTTATTTATGAACTACATGTAGGTACTTTTAATCGTTCTACTCCAGATACCGTTGGTACATTTGAAGATGTTATTGCCAAACTAGATTATTTAAAAGAACTGGGTATTAATTGTATAGAGTTGTTGCCTGTGGCTGAGTTTGCTGGAGGAATTTCTTGGGGGTATAATCCTGCGCATCCTTTTGCTATTGAACAAGACTATGGCGGTCCAGATGCTTTTGCAAAGTTGGTCAATGAAGCACATAAAAAGGGTATTGCGGTGATTATGGATGTAGTATATAATCACTTTGGACCTTCAGATGTTGATTTATGGCGATTTGATGGTTGGAGTGAAAACGATAAAGGAGGAATCTATTTTTATAATGACCATAGAAGCGATACCCCATGGGGAGATACCAGACCAGATTATGGACGTGAAGAAGTGCGTCAATATTTGCGTGATAATGCATTGATGTGGATAGAGAAATACCATTGCGATGGTTTACGTATGGATGCTACCTCATATATACGATATGAAGGCGGCGGTTTAGGTTATGATACCGAAATTGAGGAAGGAAATATATTGATGCGCGATATCAATAGTGAGATAAGAGAGAAATATCCGCATGTATTAACAATAGCTGAGGATTTAAAAGGCGATAGTAGGGTTACCGATGCCATAGAGCATGATGGGCTGGCATATGGATCTCAATGGGATATGAATTTTGTACACCCGGTTAGAGAGGTAATAGAAGACACTCATGATGATGGTAGAGACTTGCAAAAAGTGGTTGATGCCCTTGAGTTTACATATAGCAATGATGCATTTAGCCGAATTGTATATACAGAGTCTCATGATGAGGTAGCTAATGGCAAGGCGCGAGTTCCGGAAGAAATACAGCCCGGAGATGCGGAAAGTGATTTTGCTAAAAAGAGAGCATTGTTGGGTATTGTATTGACATTGACCGCACCAGGTATACCTATGCTTTTTCAGGGACAGGAGTTTATTGAAGATGAATATTTTCAAGATACCGAGGCTTTGGATTGGGATAAGGAAAAGAAGCATAGAGGTATTGAAAAGTTGGTAAGTGATATCATTAAGCTAAGAACAGGGAATACTGAGGGTGGACAAGGTTTAAGAAGTCAACATATTGAAATTTTACACGTAAATCACCAAACTAAAATACTAGCTTATAAAAGGTTTGATGCAGATGATACAACACAACCGGTGTTGATCGTTTTAAATTTTAGTAATCAAGATTTTGAAGATTATAGTATTGGTTTAAATGAAAACGAGCCTTTTAATCTTAGAATAAATGCAGGAAATAAAATATACGATCCGGCATTTTCACAATTACCAGTAGTTGATTTAAAGGTTGTTCAAGCCAATACTGATGAAAAGCAGTGGACGGGTATGGTAAATATACCTGCTTACGGTGCGTTGGTTTTTACAAAATCTTAA
- the proC gene encoding pyrroline-5-carboxylate reductase, producing MKILVIGAGNMGLTYAEGMSKSKLLKKRNIMVLDTSEEKLEELRENPQFDAFDDLKKCAPEADIIFIAVKPYHAESVFLKLNPLVRTGQIVISIMAGVTMETIQSLTGLTKIVRAMPNLPAQIGKGLTSFVASKDVSRIELLTIESLLDTTGKSVLVSDENFIDASTGISGSGPAYVFYFMQSMMEAALKMGFTPKVSKVLVAQTFTGAIELFNQNELSPNSWMDKVASKGGTTRAALDSMENNNVGELIKEAAFAAFERAVELGKEKVHV from the coding sequence ATGAAAATACTAGTAATAGGAGCCGGCAACATGGGATTGACTTATGCTGAGGGCATGTCCAAATCAAAATTACTTAAGAAGAGAAATATCATGGTGCTTGACACCTCTGAAGAAAAACTGGAGGAATTACGCGAGAATCCGCAGTTCGATGCTTTTGATGATTTAAAGAAATGTGCTCCAGAGGCAGATATCATTTTTATCGCAGTGAAACCTTATCACGCAGAAAGTGTTTTCTTAAAATTGAATCCTTTGGTAAGAACAGGTCAGATTGTTATTTCTATAATGGCCGGTGTTACTATGGAAACGATTCAAAGCCTTACGGGACTAACAAAAATTGTACGTGCAATGCCAAATTTACCGGCACAGATCGGCAAGGGATTAACTTCTTTCGTTGCATCAAAAGATGTATCAAGAATTGAACTACTAACTATAGAAAGTCTTTTAGATACCACTGGGAAGTCTGTACTGGTAAGCGACGAGAATTTCATCGACGCTTCAACAGGAATTTCCGGTAGCGGCCCAGCATATGTTTTCTATTTTATGCAAAGCATGATGGAGGCAGCCTTAAAAATGGGCTTCACCCCAAAAGTTTCAAAAGTATTGGTAGCACAGACATTTACGGGTGCAATTGAGCTTTTTAATCAGAATGAGCTTTCCCCAAATTCTTGGATGGATAAAGTTGCCAGCAAAGGCGGCACCACACGTGCTGCGTTAGATTCTATGGAAAATAATAATGTAGGAGAATTAATTAAAGAAGCCGCATTCGCAGCATTTGAACGTGCAGTTGAACTTGGAAAAGAAAAAGTACATGTATAA
- a CDS encoding sensor histidine kinase, protein MNKKFHFLDDGGEMGRLMREKNWSSTPLGPPDGWPQSLRTTINILLNSPFPMFLFWGDRLKGFYNDAYRPILGTEGKHPTILGLNGKAAWAEIWEDIKPMLEVVTKKGESIWRENLMIPIFRNGRMEDVYWTFSYSPVKDEEGKVSGVLVIVTETTEAVLAERRLKESERRFREMANLSPVWIWITDKEINIEYANLALLNYVGVENEADFTGQVWVDVVHPDDLDVVFKGFGKAVEDKSDFTLEYRVKRKKTGNYEWFKVLGVPKFEEGEMVGFIGTGMNIDKQKSFADELKREVDIRTKELADSNDKLEAMNKELQSFAYISSHDLQEPLRKIQMFAEVLMENEFDKLSTSGKAKFEKIQNAANRMQSLINDLLSYSRTDTEKRVYEVIDLKELVDDVKNDLAEELKKKHGNITLLQSCEIEVVPFQFRQLMYNLLSNAVKYSKNDVSPNVTINTEIITNAKSVDISLKNIKEYVRITITDNGIGFEEQFAEKIFEVFQRLHSKQEYVGTGIGLAIVKKIVQNHNGVISAKGILNEGSVFEIVMPKMQ, encoded by the coding sequence ATGAATAAAAAATTTCATTTTCTTGACGATGGTGGTGAGATGGGAAGATTAATGCGAGAAAAAAATTGGTCTAGCACTCCTTTAGGTCCACCAGACGGATGGCCGCAGAGTTTACGTACTACGATCAATATTTTGTTGAATTCACCATTTCCAATGTTTTTATTTTGGGGAGATAGACTTAAGGGATTTTATAATGATGCTTATCGTCCTATTTTAGGTACGGAAGGTAAACACCCTACTATTTTAGGTCTAAACGGCAAAGCCGCCTGGGCAGAAATTTGGGAAGATATAAAGCCCATGTTAGAAGTGGTGACCAAGAAAGGAGAATCTATTTGGCGAGAGAATTTAATGATTCCTATTTTTAGGAATGGTAGAATGGAAGATGTTTATTGGACCTTTAGTTATAGTCCCGTAAAAGATGAAGAAGGAAAAGTTTCTGGCGTTTTGGTCATAGTTACAGAAACAACCGAAGCTGTTCTGGCAGAAAGACGATTGAAAGAAAGTGAAAGAAGATTTAGGGAAATGGCCAATCTGTCACCAGTTTGGATTTGGATTACCGATAAAGAAATTAATATAGAGTATGCCAATCTCGCTTTGTTGAATTATGTTGGTGTAGAAAATGAGGCTGATTTTACTGGTCAGGTTTGGGTAGATGTAGTACACCCAGATGATCTTGATGTTGTTTTCAAAGGTTTTGGTAAAGCGGTTGAAGATAAATCAGATTTTACGCTTGAATATCGAGTTAAAAGAAAGAAAACCGGTAATTATGAATGGTTTAAGGTTTTAGGTGTTCCTAAATTCGAAGAAGGTGAAATGGTTGGTTTTATTGGTACGGGTATGAATATCGATAAGCAAAAATCATTTGCCGATGAACTAAAAAGAGAAGTGGATATTCGTACTAAAGAACTTGCGGATAGTAATGATAAGCTAGAGGCAATGAATAAAGAGCTTCAGTCCTTCGCCTATATTTCTAGTCATGATTTGCAAGAGCCGTTGCGTAAAATTCAGATGTTCGCAGAGGTGTTAATGGAAAATGAGTTTGATAAGCTGTCGACATCTGGCAAGGCGAAATTTGAGAAAATACAAAATGCCGCGAATAGAATGCAGTCCCTCATAAATGATTTGCTGTCCTATTCACGTACAGATACTGAGAAGAGGGTTTATGAAGTCATAGATTTAAAAGAACTTGTTGATGATGTTAAAAATGACCTAGCGGAGGAACTTAAAAAGAAACATGGTAATATAACGTTGTTACAATCATGTGAAATAGAGGTAGTGCCATTTCAGTTTAGACAGTTAATGTATAATCTGCTATCTAACGCTGTTAAGTACTCTAAAAATGATGTTTCGCCAAACGTAACTATAAATACAGAAATTATTACCAACGCAAAATCTGTAGACATTAGTTTAAAAAATATAAAGGAATACGTTAGAATTACAATTACCGATAACGGTATAGGATTTGAAGAACAGTTTGCAGAAAAGATTTTTGAAGTATTTCAACGTTTACACTCCAAGCAAGAATATGTAGGTACCGGTATTGGTTTGGCAATTGTGAAAAAAATTGTACAGAATCATAATGGTGTCATTAGTGCAAAAGGCATATTAAATGAAGGTTCCGTTTTTGAAATTGTAATGCCAAAAATGCAATAA